TTGCCATTGTTTTCTGAGCCTTCTTTTCTGAATTATTGTTTcatatattgtattaaaacagttttttttatatgtgGGTTTGTAGATActggttttgtttgttttaattgTGTAATATACAGTTCGtttctgttgttatatttttacttacgGTTACGATAACCGGTGAATGGTCAGAGGATAAATCAAAACAAGACTttgttttaaagtatttttcGTTTATTTCTTTCACTACAGCAAAATCAAGAAGATTTGGAATTTTCGCAGGATCTGCATGccagtatttatatcttttatttttaaaacggttcagtaaaataataaaaatctagaAAATCGCTAAATATGAATTTCCAAACCAGATATATTTGATAAAAGCTAGAATGCCGTATGAAAaaagcttcaaaacaatattattgcaCCGTTACATATTCCACTCTTTAGTCGCATTAACCTTCTGTATTTATAATAATGCCTGACACAATAAACTCTAACAGTGATTCCAATACCCGGCCTAATTTGCTAACGGTCAAAACACAACTCCATAGTCTACGTTTATTTCGCGCCGTTGCGTTGGTTGCCTATCCAATGCCGGGTTCACTCGTTTTTAATTGGggtcattttaattttatattattatattatttaattgtttttattccttGGTGGGTGCGGGTTAAGCAGATGGCTGCGTATGACGTCAGTGATCATTGgtagcaatattttttctaatattgtttacATGAGAAACCGTTTTGCTAATTCTTCAGGGAGTTAATGATGCAGCGAATGACGAATTTCTGTTTATAGCTATATATGTAATGAACAAGTGTGTATATTAAACTTTGACATAACTGTACTGTATTTTTGGGAATCAAAATAGTAAAATAGATCCTTTATTATATAACAATAAAgcactgaaaacttttattttcaacatttttacaaaatttattatcactacagttgTTTCGGCAGATCACATAggcaagtgatctatttttggtatgcgtttacactttagaGTCTGTcttcaactgaataagttgaggaagAGAGAACTGTTTGTTTTAAATTGACCATTCAGacttatatctgtattttttaatttgttaatttccatagattcgaATAAAGATAGTTTGAGGCTTTGATGATCTAGAAGGTCAaatgcgtacgtagaatctgtttttctattattgaaagccattttgtgttctgctacacgtttgttaaaatttctaccagtttgaccgacgtaagtttttgggcagccgatacaattaaagtttatatacaccactatgtaagtgctttttcttttggctcttcgTCCATACTTTCGGGTTACatttattttctctttctttctcttcTTCACCAACTAATGCCTGAAAACAAAATCGATAACAATCTTAAAGGCCTTGGCAAagacataatatatttatttgccACTTGCAACAGTTCCTTTCTATCTGTTGCTGACTAACTGTTGTTTTTTTAGGTGGGTATTTTATTGGTGTTGTTTGTAGTTGCTTATACTCAAATCAGACATCTTCTTTTTGGGTTATCTGACGAGTACATTACCAGCATATGATCAGGGAATATTCAGGATGCTGAGCTCTAAAGTTTTGCGCACCAATAAGTCCCTCAAGGATTAGTATATTAGATAGGAGGTGTATTTtcgtagaatttttttttaaacttggcAACATTTGTGATTAGTCCTGATTgggtagaaagaaaaaattttatttgtactGAACTCGGTGTTTAGAAATTGGTATGTTTTATATGCGTAGAAAATATCTTACTACGAATACTTCAAGGGTAATTCTCAGATCTGGATCCCAGCATTCTGCTGAACACTGCGCCGAGATTAGGGATTACTACGATCTTCTTATGCATTTGTTCTCCCGTTTAGAGTATCTAAACAGAAGAAATTTGTTACTCTCGATCTCCTGCATTCTTCGACATGGTTCAGTAACCCCTCCAATGTCTCTTAAGTTAAACTGTTTAAGACACTATAAGCCTAACGCATATCGACGCATTTTATTTGATAAATCCCATTACGTGACATCTGacacgtcacgatcggaccaataggaGCGAAATTACGCCTGTGCCCATTGCACATCCTGCcgtatttgttttattgtagagACCAACATACTCCATTTTTACTCTCCTTTTAAATGAGACCTTAAAAATCACAATCCGACAAGCCGTTCACGAGCTGTGAAAATTCCTGATAATTTTGCTATTTTGAACTTTGACTTTCTTATGACGATATATATCGAAAAAAGACGAATTGTGTACCAGATTACCTACCGTAAAGGGGTTGCAGGGCTACGAGCACAAAATCTTCTCTTGCCCATGTAAATCTCCAAAAAAATTTTAAGATTCATTCTGGTTAGTTTTGATTCGTTTCTTGACTCGTCTAATTGAAAGGAGAGGGGGGGGGGGAATTATGTTAAGATACAAGTAGAAAAAACAGACATGGCGACTGTCAAAAGGACATTACACGGTATCTTTGCTATTAATGATAACAGTCATTACGGTTTATGAATTGGACAATCTTTAATTGTTGTTCTAGCTTCTTGAATGAGATTCTCTTTATATAATGATGTAAGATCCTCCCCTCTTCAGACTGATCTGTTTCTTTTTGAGTCTTTCTGCTCTTGAGTTTTTCGGGAGACTGTTTTTGTTTTACGAATATTTAAACTGCTCTTCAAGAGTGAGGCATTTAGTCCAGTTTTTGTTAAACTgcatcatcagcatacattaaacACCAAGGAATGTGAAATTAGAAATTTCTTGCGTTAGGTTAGGGTAGACCTAACgttttaaaaagacaaaatgcatggttttaacagcaaatttactaagatgtaaattgaagctggaaagtcagataatagataagtgatggagtttaaatatctaggcatcacttTATCtatctacggaaagctcgaaactgaggTGGAGATCAAGTGAatggagcaaacagagccgcagtttgcagaatttacaaaacagtcatcagaccaataatgacatacgcggcaggcCAGCAGAACcacgatctgacacagagaggacaaaaaggatgtcagaaacagcagagatgaaaacacttagaaaactTGATGTTAAGACACTATGGAACTAGAAGTACACATATAGGACgtaaatgcaaggtggagaacatgaagaactgggtaagaaatagaagagtagaatggaatgatcatataagtcgaatgataacaaatagagtagtgaAGACGGCAATAGacgattccccaataggaagacgatcagtaggaagaccacgaaaacgatggaacaacaacttactcgaggcacattgaaaaacagtcaTGTCttcattaaaagaagaagaatgttagGTTAGACAGAATGAAGAAATTGATCGTTAAATCGGTTTTATCTTATATTTCTGTCTGTATAAAACGACATAAGGGCCTCGTCAAGAATATGGTGGAAGGATGCTATGGAAGAGGAGGATTGGAGTGGTAAATTGTCGATGTAGAAGACTGTAGTGAATATCAAATCTCCACTCAAACTGTAGTACTACCTCTGATAATTTTTGTTCACTAACATGTTCGTAGGGATAATAAAACGACCTTAATAGTGTTTAACCTTTTATTATTAAAGAGGTAGAACAACTtaccaaaacaataaataaaacaaaacattaatATATGATATACAAAACATTGGTCAATATTATAAAACTTATCTGAtgtattttatacaaaatatcgTATAAGGGTAGCTCACAACTTAAAAATAAGTCATACGAGAGggaaccatttaaattttaagacTTACACTCAAAAGTgaacgtttataattattaacaaattgaCTTTTTGAATAATGTTTAGATGTTTAAAATGCACAGCACAATTAGCTCCTCACAAGTCTTTCTCACTTACAGACATTCTAAAAAATAATCCACATCCAATTATTTTCCTTATGGTACTATGGTTTTTACTGAGTGATTTCGTCCACAGTTTTTGACATGATCTGGTACGTCTCGTCAATCAATCTTGGAATGTCTTCAGTGGTCAAATTTTTTGTAGAAATCGCAGGAAGAATCCTAATCTTAATTTCtcctaaaaaagaaaaaaacaaaaaaggaatttGAGAGTGCACAAATATAACACTTTCTACAATAATTTTATTgctatttatacagggtgtcccataattaattggacattaggtAAAGGGTGATAGATGCCattaaaataaagcgtttgagctcaaattgcttaggcaaaatgttgctagttttcgttctacagggtaattcattaatatttttttatattatttttaagcatatattgaaaactattcaaccgatttaagtgaaatttggtatcttgctattatttagtatgcttaatatgaaaatgatattagttttaccattaaCGCTAGGTGGCGCCTAGCGTTAATGGTATAAATTGTCAACGAGATATGAAGGAATTCTTGAGAACACCAACTTTCGTCCCTTTTAAATGCTACTGAAATCTACCTGTTTCTTTGATTTTAGCAGCTACATAAACCTTTTCTACTATATCAACCAAAATTCCTCTTTATCTACACAAACAATCAGTATCTCATATTTTGCAACGACCAAATACTTTTGTTATATTCACCTGAGGTAAATTTATTCTTTCCTAAGAAGGTAAACCTCGACACAGCCACAGGTTGGATGGGACATTGTGCGGCTATGGCTAAATGGAACGCACCCTTCTTGAAGGGTAGCAGTTTTGGGCCGCCGTTTCTGGTTCCTTCGGGAAATATAAGTACACGTgcctaaaaacaataaaaatttgtataataATGAAGGAATATGCTTAAATAATCAACGAGAAACATTTCCATCGATATACAGAAGTCTGATAGCGCCTAATGATCTCTTGAATGGATGGTCCGAATTGTACAAAAACCGGAATAATATGCCTATTCTGCAATAtggatatttcaaattttttgcttgcaatgttgccagatttatcatcaaaattttgtaaaataaattacaaTGTGTATTAATGACTAAAGTTGACAGTTgttgttttatgtatttttaaaaccTCTACCATAAAGATGGTTTTTAAGGAAAAAGAGCGAATTGCTGTTTTAATAATGAGGGGGTACGCCAATAGAAAAAGATCTAATAGTGAAATAGCCAACTTAATCAACGATACTTTCCCAAAGCTCCTGACGCAGAGCTGCACAAACTCATGATGTAGCTCATTCTTCAGTCTTGCATATATTAGATAAGATTTCATTTGAACCATAAAAAATCCAGTTGTTGCAAGAATGAAATGAAGATGACTACAACCGTAAATTACAGTTTAGTAAGGTGATCATCAATCAAATTTTAACTGATGAGCACTTCGTTAACAAGCTAagtttttccgatgaagcaatATTTACACTGTGTGGGAATGTAAATCGCCAAAATTTAAGGTATTGGGGTGAGGTAAATTCACACTGGACACATGAAAACCATACTCAGAGaccaaaaaaactaaatgtatgatcGGGTATAGTGGGTACTCAGTTAATTCGGCCGTTTTTTATAGAAGGAAATTTAACAAGCGATAATCACGAAATGTAACTTAGAAATGAAACTGTACCTGCCCTGAAAAACAAGTTTAGAGTCAGTTTTAATTAGATGTGGTTTCAGTAAGATGAAGCtttggaaaaaataattattcactaccttcaaaaaattattaattgtcTGAGAAAAAGAAGCAAACCCAAAGCTCCTGACGTAGAGCTGCACAAACTCATGATGTAGCTCATTCTTCAGTCTTGCATATATTAGATAAGATTTCATTTAAACCATAAAAAATCCAGTTGTTGCAAGAATGAAATGAAGATGACTATAACCGCAGATTACAGTTTAGTAAGGTAATCATCAATCAAATTTTAACTGATGAACACTTCGTTAACAAGCTAcgtttttccgatgaagcaatATTTACACTATGTGGGAATGTAAATCGCAAAAATTTAAGGTATTGGGGTGAGGTAAATCCACACTGGACACATGAAAACCATACTCAGAGaccaaaaaaactaaatgtatgatcGGGTATAGTGGGTACTCAGTTAATTCGGCCGTTTTTTATAGAAGGAAATTTAACAAGCGATAATCACGAAATATTACGTAGAAATGAAACTGTACCTGCCTGAAAAACAAGTTTAGAGCCAGTTTTAATTAGATGTGGTTTCAGTAAGATGAAGCtttggaaaaaataattattcactaccgtcaaaaaattattaattgtctgagaaaaagaagcaaataaaAGTACTAGGCAGGTATTTGTAGAGGATTATCGCTGTTAACTGCTGTTGAATACAAAAGGAGGATTTATTTATGATAATTCACAGAAAGGGCGAAATATGGCAAATCCGCTtgcatttataaaaccacagtaTAGTGAACTCTTAATTAATCTATTTGTATAGTACATTCAACCAATTTAAACCTCTAAACGATTCTGACAACATTATAAACATCAAATTTTCATCCCTGTATAATTTATGTGAGATAATTAGGCGTTTACAGATTGTTGTGGTCCACTCTTTATATACGTTGTAACTATGTATTTGAGAAATTTTGTGATATCTACCATAATTTCATAACAATTTGCACTACCCACCTGTCTTTTGTTTATTTGTCTGGCAGTCTTATTGACAGCTACGTGCGATTCAGACGGTTTTTCTCTATCGATGAAGATGGCGCCACATAACCAAATCGCAAAACCGATTGGTACGACGTAAAGGAGCGACTTTTTGGCTATTGTCGAACATCTTGGAATGGTCGGCCATAGAATGGATAAAACTAAAAAACATAATTAATCAACACGAAGAATATACGTTCTTTTCATGATATGAAATATTTTGTAGCTGTTATTATTTATGTAGTAGCTTGCATTGCATTAGTTTAGAACGTTATTTTACATTGAAATGAAGAAAGGTATTGTTTTCTTCGACTATTTCAGTTTGTGGTATTCTGAACTGATTTTGAGTATATATTCTGATATTAATCTTTCGAAAATTCTATTTGTTACTCTTAACTGAGATTGTGCTATTTTGGAACTGTTATTTTTATGCTATTTTGGAACTTAACACAGGAATAAGTAGGCAACAGAACATACTGGGAATaccaaaaattactaaaaaataggaaaataagTACCAACAACCAAAATCTATAGAAAGTGACAATTAAATCTGAACACGAAGACCAACATGCTTTTCGATTTTATTCGTTCATTTCATCATTTTGTAAGCCAGAATTGGTGAATATATTATGATAGTTTCAAATTTAGGTATTATTCTTGAACCGCATCTAACGTTGTGCTATTTTGGAACAGTTATTTAAGTACATGTTATTATGAAACGGTTATTTTATTAGAGATCGATTTCTATCCCtatataactatttattatataaaaaacttagTATCTTACCTAAAAGATCTAAAATACTTTGATGATTGATCAGGACCACTCCCCCGCTATCGGGATTTACGTTTTCTTTTCCTTCAACGGTGTATTTCACACCTAAGAGTCTACACACTATTCGAAACCCTCTAGCTGGTAGTCTACAAACAAATAATACGAAACTATaatagaagccacagttagaatgtaGTGCATGTAAgataggcaatgtatttcttacgcGAGAACGGCCGACAACGTTGCCGGTTTGCCCAGGACggcgcatcaggaccggatttaagaatcatatCACTGGAATATACTTCATAAGTTTCAACGTATgcatgattcaatcatcgatgtacaaataagagagttacattgtcgaactaaacaataacatgaggaaaaatataaaaaaaaaagaaatatatatcaaaaactcattgtcgataACTTATCCTTATTATATCTTATCTCTTATTAACTCATAATTATCTCTTATTAACTAATCATTATAGAGTCATTAGAAGAAGCAAATCAGTTTTAATCCCCATTGTCCACGCAAAGCAGACATGTGtctttgtcgatttgggtactggccattagaccaaaaacttgttggcaaaaactatgaaagctcagttctatttcattttcgcaaGCGAATGAAAGTATCTACATCATGGAGCCATTGCCAGTATCTGTAGTACATTTCAACAGGGTATAACCCTTAGTGCGAAAGTAAAACCTGTGGTGGTTTCTTTTCACTTTTTCAAAAAACACATTTTGTAGGCTACTAAATGATAGGGGTTTTGAATATGATGAAAAGAGgattcgataatgatggaaagaaagTATATTATATCCTGGAGAcacaagtcatcatcatcatataacggggatTGCCGCTtgccgcatttcagcctccatcttttcctatctctccaatctccctcttctaagcctctagattgcattgtttttgtaatttctcttctccaggaatttggtggtcttccccttttccttctttcttgcggaacatacattaaggctttctttggccaccgctcctcctccattctcatcacgtgaccataccattgtaattgccttccttgtattctatctgaaagagtatctctaattcctgtacggtttcgtatttcctcattcctgattctttccattctcgatactcgacatgaccttctaagataatccatttccacaacgtctactttatctcgttcattctttgtcatcgtccaaaggacgtcggtgcttcagtcaaaaaggaatggagggacacaacgatcaagaatctACGAGATGCCTTCATGAAAGggctctctactggactgaaagctccaacccaaagaggtcctcgctttgtttttttttcttcatgctggaagcgaaactggttttgtggcatgggccGAATTAACTCTCTTGACCAAGAAGGGAACCGCTGATTACCACGACGAATTGGACGGGGATCTATctgaagaatggtttgagaaaACGTTAATAACGCGTCATATCACTCCCGAaaatttgatttcccgaaaaaattgtggaacaaaaggcaaatcaagaATTGGCTAATGGAGAAGAACATCTTCTTCGGGGAAGATTACCTAACAAGTGAATTACTGGATGCTGAGGCCGCATTTAGAGACGAGTATGACAAgcacaaaattgaaacaattgagaaaaatatggtgttaagattttgagactgccGCCGGTATCACTACAtgctttaaaaattaaatatttgagtATATTGTATATTATCAGAGGCTTTTTGGAAATCTACAAAATCTTTTAAGACCTATTTTCTCTGATTTCGACACAACTGAGACCGTATATAAAAATCAAGTAATTTATTTCTTGCGATGAAAAGAATTTTGGGCTTAAACAAGATTATAATAAAGATCTTTTTATTTGTGCGTTAAACAAACTCGATAAGTCTTTCCGTCGCGAACTCTGATAAAATGTCGGATTTCTAGAATTTCGAATTTTCGCTTGGATTCGACCATCGCCTGGTAGCTGTTTCGAGAACATTTAATTCTCATTATATAAGCCAGCCGAAGTGACCTTAAATTAGATTAGTATTGGCGATAAGACGTATCAGTGCTAATTGGGTTTATAAGCGATGATTATTAATGTGATTAGTAATTGTAATATTTGTAATTAAGTACAGAAAACAGCAAACAATGTTCATATATTTTCTGTATCTgagacttaaaaaaaaatttcactgCTACTTACAATGCATTTGCACTATCTCCAGGCGAAAATATCCACAGTGGAATCAAAAACGGCACTAAATAACAATAAGCTACGTAGAGTCCATATTTGGCCCATTTTTGAAATCTTGACTCGATATTCCACACTAGAAGCACTGCCAATGGTATTAGCAGGTAGTACAACATTCCTGAAACAAAAAgtgctttttaaaaaagtttttgtataaaactaatgaatttaagagcgtaggcgcaaaatttcgggccaatgctttttaaatgcattcatttttttcgactcctgagaaaactaataagtattttaaaaaaatttaaacgcagaatgaaagattagaTTATTAttgagggccgaaagtctctgaaaattctataatgtttattttagtaagttacaggggtaAAAAAGAAGAGAcaattaagtgtgatttttaatttcaaatatctcattcaaaaaaaatcttttgtttattctaagaaactttcggccctcggtaataatgtaatctttcattctgcgtttaaatttttcaaatatatttaatagttttctaaggattcgaaaaaaatgaatgcatttaaaaagcattagcCCGAAATTTtacgcctacgctcttaaaacaAAAGTTTTGCTTTAATCCATATTCGTGAAtgaagaataataattatgaataataaatacaataaaaattatacaaattacAACGCGCTTGTAGcaaatgtttaaatttatttaaatgtattctTATTTTAAGAAAATGTCTTGTTTTTCCAAAGTTGGTATTTTGATGTACAACTTTCATTCCACTGTTTGAGAGGTCTGCTAGTCTTCGGTTTCGGTTCCTTTAGTCTTTACAGGTCTATTATCACCGATTATATCAACATATTTAGGCTTGAAACGtggaattataaaaaaataatttataattgtgGAAAACAAATTATTTGTAATTAATTTCTAAGGATTTATTTGAAAAACTGACCTGAAATATGCACGGCAACAGTCCCAGGAAACGTATTAAAATCACCTTAAAACGTGTCATATCTTATCAGTTTTTTACTCACAATTTCTAATAAAAACCAACACATGCTTCAACTATTTGACCTTTAATTTACAGACAAAAAATGTAATTTACTCAGTTGATATTAGTtattcaatttttaattaataggaTTTAAAAAAACCTATTAATGTTGTTAAAAAATTCAAAGTTTGCAGATTACATAGTTGATGCATTGTATAGAATTCTTTTCATTTTACGATGATATACTAAAGGTCATAGTATAATTAGAGGTTTGGAACAAATCTTACTTAAAAATCTTAAATATTTCCTTGTCTATGGTTTCTAAAAAAGTGGAATACACATATTTTTTGAAATCAGAAAAAGAAGGATAAGTACTGTAATCCACTACTGTAATAACtttgtgaaaatgaaaaagattttatgcagcaaagatctgacattggccctcagaataaggctaattaaatgctatgtacacagtgtactctactatggagctgaatcatgggcattaaaccggaatacaataaatcgacttaacgcgtttgaaatgtggacatttagaagattgttagtgattccatgggtagatagagtcacgaatacagaactgttaaggagaataggcagagagagggaaatg
The genomic region above belongs to Diabrotica undecimpunctata isolate CICGRU chromosome 8, icDiaUnde3, whole genome shotgun sequence and contains:
- the LOC140448201 gene encoding 1-acyl-sn-glycerol-3-phosphate acyltransferase alpha-like, encoding MLYYLLIPLAVLLVWNIESRFQKWAKYGLYVAYCYLVPFLIPLWIFSPGDSANALLPARGFRIVCRLLGVKYTVEGKENVNPDSGGVVLINHQSILDLLVLSILWPTIPRCSTIAKKSLLYVVPIGFAIWLCGAIFIDREKPSESHVAVNKTARQINKRQARVLIFPEGTRNGGPKLLPFKKGAFHLAIAAQCPIQPVAVSRFTFLGKNKFTSGEIKIRILPAISTKNLTTEDIPRLIDETYQIMSKTVDEITQ